From Acanthopagrus latus isolate v.2019 chromosome 22, fAcaLat1.1, whole genome shotgun sequence, the proteins below share one genomic window:
- the LOC119012837 gene encoding uncharacterized protein LOC119012837, translated as MAAIDLERGLEHGGRGWGKERPELMDNFDSEMQEWEDQLQDIQRKIEELYNEVQARRGANDITTDNQKNGGELEHHGDGLYAPGHHGKSHSGAITVPHHYSNGCNYSPNGYSYPVSHQNGYGYCRANGVSEIGDLLQDYLGQGKQMSRKNNGARHVRFSDTIKVSPDVPAYQNEIRRSSGNDRLGQEQFLGSFEETENRKNQVSHMKGSPCRESSPNKENTGAKPPLGQRDAFAVQPRSQLPNATAESPALDRKSFAPGVLGDRKCGSPSVLRKFGAMLQENEGKMLTESGVVTHQGLAPEPKCPTPGCQRRALGATAVAGRAPVRVPTQKCQADCDVLTAELEPSQEWGLVSDSGRQNQKDHRGGYGGSKGAQRSPQQSQRRSQVAGSPKIRPRANSGADRDGGLARKPALQHVEPKMDYRVSSASSGAQRIHRGGLRGQDLPGSGRVGDEGLIELLDMLEIQHEYSSSPKTGHTAYRQDQQQSVQANQAEFSQAQTNRSFSRPARPANQRPPSRWASRTPTARITAPSGPMYRSPSPLTRPPSPMTRTPSPALKHRPLISYSLQTETVIM; from the exons ATGGCAGCCATTGATCTGGAGCGTGGGCTGGAGCACGGTGGCCGGGGCTGGGGCAAAGAGAGGCCGGAGCTGATGGACAACTTCGACTCAGAGATGCAGGAGTGGGAGGACCAGCTGCAGGACATCCAGAGAAAAATCGAAGAG ttGTACAATGAAGTTCAGGCCCGCAGAGGAGCAAACGACATCACCACTGACAACCAGAAGAACGGTGGCGAGCTGGAGCACCATGGTGATGGTCTTTATGCGCCCGGTCATCACGGCAAGAGTCACTCCGGAGCTATAACTGTGCCGCATCACTATAGTAACGGCTGTAACTATAGCCCCAATGGGTACAGCTACCCAGTGAGTCATCAGAACGGCTACGGTTACTGCCGCGCCAATGGAGTTTCAGAGATCGGAGACTTATTGCAGGATTACTTGGGGCAGGGCAAGCAAATGAGCCGGAAGAACAACGGAGCTCGCCACGTG CGCTTCAGTGACACAATCAAAGTGAGCCCGGACGTCCCTGCATACCAGAATGAGATCAGAAGAAGTTCTGGAAATGACAG GCTCGGTCAGGAGCAGTTTTTGGGCAGTTTTgaggagactgaaaacaggaagaacCAAGTATCTCACATGAAGGGCTCCCCCTGCAGAGAGAGCTCCcccaacaaagaaaacacaggtgCCAAGCCCCCTCTTGGACAAAGGGATGCTTTTGCTGTACAGCCACGCTCGCAGCTCCCAAACGCGACGGCCGAATCACCTGCTCTGGACAGGAAGTCCTTCGCTCCTGGTGTCCTGGGAGATAGGAAGTGCGGCAGCCCTTCTGTTCTCAGGAAGTTTGGGGCCATGCTTCAAGAAAACGAGGGCAAAATGCTCACCGAATCAGGGGTGGTGACCCATCAGGGACTGGCCCCGGAGCCAAAGTGCCCCACCCCTGGCTGTCAGCGCAGAGCTCTGGGAGCCACTGCAGTCGCCGGCAGGGCGCCCGTGCGTGTGCCTACCCAGAAATGCCAAGCAGATTGTGACGTGCTGACAGCAGAGTTAGAGCCCAGCCAAGAATGGGGTTTAGTATCGGACTCTGGTAGGCAGAACCAAAAAGATCACAGAGGAGGCTATGGTGGATCTAAAGGGGCCCAGCGGAGTCCTCAGCAGTCCCAGAGGAGATCACAGGTGGCGGGAAGCCCAAAGATTAGACCCAGGGCTAACAGCGGGgctgacagagatggaggactGGCAAGGAAGCCCGCACTCCAACATGTGGAGCCCAAAATGGACTACAGGGTCTcatcagcttcttctggagctcAGAGGATCCACAGGGGAGGGTTAAGGGGGCAGGACTTGCCTGGTTCTGGCCGAGTGGGGGATGAAGGACTTATCGAGCTGCTGGACATGCTGGAGATCCAACACGAGTACAGCTCCAGTCCCAAAACGGGACACACAGCTTACAGACAGGATCAACAGCAG tccgTCCAGGCAAACCAAGCCGAGTTCTCCCAAGCCCAAACCAACAGGAGCTTCTCTCGTCCTGCACGGCCAGCCAACCAGCGACCTCCCTCCAGATGGGCCAGTCGCACCCCTACTGCCAGGATCACCGCCCCATCAGGCCCAATGTACCGCTCCCCAAGCCCCCTTACTCGCCCCCCGAGCCCCATGACCAGAACCCCAAGTCCTGCCTTGAAGCACCGGCCTCTCATTTCCTATTCTCTTCAGACTGAGACTGTCATCATGTGA